A stretch of Aspergillus nidulans FGSC A4 chromosome VI DNA encodes these proteins:
- a CDS encoding uncharacterized protein (transcript_id=CADANIAT00009706) yields MSQTKNTAPASVQEIWENTIARFHQRTGQQLNGVSRTTEDLRRALAAHYAAQVDDEDISRAKETGFKIIRCIQLLGGIAAEGASLVFGPAGLCFNALSFLLDIPKTVHEFHGEINAIFAEVGPALAQFRIYQRMEETMSVDEALRASIDQVMTSFVDICANCINIHREGRWRSFKRSAKRILLDEGSVRDELDNFKKLTQNQLNVQATLTLEVALETNQGVAFIKSSVTEIDTTAKGIKTDVSGLVEAEHKRGLNDARKKSLKTIRENLAQKEEETANVIDAREKMWKNSVKGSGKWLNNIDEYKQWLDRSSTSNSLLVLTGGPGTGKSFLVSAIAQDVKSRNSATKAERGLLGYYSFSISNKADSDRNRPETAIKSICTQMAEQDAVYARHVAGVCEESGKDKNYFKDATCQTLWTALGLGSPVRNAMHYILLDSVNILSEEELKRLFEMIEKRPALSDEDKSNPVRILISCERSVLQDEWLNSVSAMCIDITRYNAEDISTFIVEDLKRADLFQGHDQDSQRRRKMVGDRLLKRSNKCYTTVQQDLGKIKAIVASSGTEEELNRVLQESSTDPKAVVRSELETLESVLNPREIEEVNELLIWVIAGNVYLSIDELASALYLRFKTVSLQPLAQKIAGKYSKIFDLSYGGNTVILRDHVEEYVVAERVRPRQSVDDPKISATITITNGDRKAVQRFFWDLTHHSSFANGFEFRPESDLSQVPNRKFQVYMVDAHFEIVKRAFEYFLLPQGEEKEGGRLIGMYMLSSIPGHLEALYNAQGLDELPVADKQYIGSRVYDMFNECDLIERNWDLCKWTNWYSMDHEMEIFWKWLDNPVAIARLGARDKRWLSEIRKDKYPNRSLLTPIMTMVARNWLQKTEWNVQTPFEWLSGFLSLGANSALKQDDVAAEEAGTKTQPVEKTGEDDEIMISQTDSEVEKVVQAENWAKKALGISEVDCTWCIRLGETYKALWEREAAMEQYKKAVVILQNQDAVDKERLASIFQALGELEDSVDNLESAISYYKQAYEQNGPNKDILHALASDYALTGLKEEAVSIVQQAVTEKTPGTESSLLIAMLQTVVRKDWAHLEPLFTAIHWLIVSSPEYWTVILQELEMAIEQNRAENKGEDVASLQLMLGNAMYFLRQNFPEDLVKAVDYWHAGLAILHEEIGLEGRWDLDFMKQQTLTLLGRRRVEQALQEEQPDYQCYTSELQELYETGEAYPSVKLVLASLYTLSGQRLKAQEILRSEMVTAFNILVDDDDGNDWEGFSAIRNSLMHTEDFENARKACLLLPERKFDLGVLKALLENEDPSLEAASTHLVEFYEKECQSDQTAMDRFNKVAEETERLRAAAEPNSTEAALWTGVSRILEGFHKLDDLPFPCKACWKRGVGLNFCKYCDRIDLCDACLADLQAGKASKPFVCSKLHDWIRFESWTLENYVLAWKRLVPVTAADGSQQLISASKWLGNLCDDWKLDKSEWGFE; encoded by the exons ATGAGCCAAACCAAGAACACCGCCCCGGCGTCGGTGCAGGAGATCTGGGAGAACACCATCGCCAGATTCCACCAACGCACGGGACAGCAACTCAATGGCGTGTCAAGAACTACAGAAGACCTTCGAAGGGCACTTGCTGCCCATTATGCTGCGCAGGTagatgatgaagatattTCAAGAGCGAAGGAAACCGGGTTCAAAATAATCCGTTGTATCCAGTTGCTAGGCGGCATTGCCGCTGAGGGCGCGTCCTTG GTTTTCGGTCCTGCGGGGCTCTGTTTCAATGCTTTATCTTTCCTTCTGGACATTCCGAAAACGGTCCACGAGTTTCACGGGGAGATCAACGCGATCTTTGCGGAAGTTGGTCCCGCGCTCGCCCAGTTTCGCATTTACCAGCGGATGGAGGAAACTATGTCCGTTGATGAGGCCCTGCGAGCATCCATCGACCAGGTGATGACGAGCTTCGTCGATATATGCGCGAATTGCATCAATATCCATCGCGAGggccgctggagaagcttcAAGCGGAGCGCTAAGCGGATCCTTCTGGATGAGGGATCGGTCCGAGACGAGCTCGATAACTTTAAGAAGTTGACGCAGAATCAATTGAATGTGCAGGCCACCCTAACTCTTGAGGTGGCGCTGGAAACCAACCAGGGCGTGGCGTTTATCAAGTCCTCCGTGACCGAGATTGACACGACCGCGAAAGGAATCAAGACAGACGTGAGCGGGTTAGTCGAGGCAGAGCATAAGCGGGGATTGAATGATGCTCGAAAGAAGAGCCTGAAGACTATTAGAGAGAACTTGGCgcagaaggaggaagagaccGCTAATGTTATTGATGCTCGCGAAAAGATGTGGAAGAATTCCGTCAAGGGAAGCGGGAAATGGTTGAATAATATCGACGAATATAAGCAGTGGCTCGACAGAAGCAGCACTTCGAATTCCCTCCTGGTTCTGACCGGAGGCCCAGGAACAGGTAAGTCATTCCTGGTTTCTGCAATTGCTCAGGACGTCAAGTCCCGCAATTCGGCCACGAAAGCCGAGAGGGGTCTGTTGGGGTACTATTCTTTTTCTATCTCCAACAAGGCGGATAGCGACCGAAATCGTCCAGAGACGGCTATCAAGTCCATCTGTACGCAGATGGCGGAGCAAGATGCTGTCTATGCACGACATGTGGCTGGTGTCTGTGAAGAATCTGGAAAAGACAAGAACTACTTTAAAGACGCTACCTGCCAGACGCTGTGGACGGCATTAGGCCTTGGGTCTCCAGTGAGGAATGCGATGCATTACATTCTGTTAGACTCCGTAAATATCCTcagtgaagaagagcttaAGCGGCTCTTCGAGATGATTGAGAAACGTCCAGCTCTCTCGGATGAAGACAAATCCAATCCAGTCCGTATCCTCATCAGCTGCGAGCGCTCGGTTTTGCAGGATGAATGGCTTAATTCGGTGTCCGCAATGTGTATTGACATCACTCGGTATAATGCCGAGGATATCAGCACATTCATCGTCGAGGACCTGAAAAGGGCTGATCTATTTCAGGGACATGACCAGGACTCGCAGCGGCGCAGAAAGATGGTAGGGGACCGCCTGCTGAAGCGGTCCAACAAATGCTACACAACCGTGCAGCAGGATCTGGGCAAGATAAAGGCGATTGTTGCATCAAGCGGCACAGAAGAGGAGCTCAACCGGGTCCTCCAGGAATCCAGCACAGACCCAAAGGCTGTGGTGCGTTCGGAACTTGAAACATTAGAATCAGTGCTCAATCCAAGGGAGATCGAAGAGGTTAACGAGTTGTTGATTTGGGTTATCGCTGGGAATGTTTATCTTAGTATCGACGAGCTGGCGTCCGCTCTCTATTTGCGCTTCAAAACCGTTTCTCTCCAACCACTTGCACAAAAGATAGCCGGAAAGTACTCAAAGATCTTTGATTTATCCTACGGGGGAAACACAGTCATACTCAGGGACCATGTCGAGGAATACGTCGTCGCTGAACGAGTCCGTCCAAGGCAGTCAGTTGACGATCCCAAGATCTCTGCAACCATCACAATTACCAACGGAGATAGAAAGGCAGTGCAGCGTTTCTTCTGGGACTTGACTCATCATTCTTCCTTTGCCAACGGCTTTGAATTCCGGCCTGAGTCGGACCTTTCCCAGGTGCCTAACAGGAAATTCCAGGTGTACATGGTTGATGCCCACTTTGAAATTGTGAAAAGGGCATTTGAATACTTCCTGTTGCCCcagggcgaggagaaagaagggggAAGGCTTATCGGGATGTACATGTTGAGCAGTATCCCAGGCCATCTCGAAGCGTTATACAATGCCCAGGGGCTGGATGAACTTCCAGTGGCGGACAAGCAGTACATTGGCTCCCGCGTCTATGACATGTTCAACGAGTGTGATTTGATTGAGAGGAATTGGGACTTGTGCAAATGGACTAACTGGTATAGCATGGATCACGAGATGGAAATTTTCTGGAAATGGTTGGATAATCCAGTAGCAATTGCACGGCTGGGAGCACGAGATAAAAGGTGGCTAAGCGAAATCAGGAAGGATAAATACCCTAACCGGAGTCTTCTAACTCCGATTATGACGATGGTAGCCCGGAACTGGCTGCAGAAGACAGAATGGAATGTGCAAACGCCGTTTGAATGGCTCAGTGGGTTTCTTAGCTTG GGGGCCAATTCTGCCTTAAAGCAAGACGAtgtggctgctgaagaagctgggaCAAAGACGCAACCAGTGGAGAAGACTggggaagacgatgaaataATGATTAGTCAAACTGACTCCGAAGTGGAAAAAGTGGTCCAGGCCGAAAACTGGGCAAAGAAAGCTCTGGGTATATCAGAGGTCGATTGCACCTGGTGCATCCGTTTGGGCGAGACCTATAAGGCTTTGTGGGAAAGGGAGGCTGCCATGGAGCAGTATAAGAAG GCAGTTGTCATTCTCCAAAACCAGGATGCCGTGGACAAGGAACGACTTGCTAGCATTTTCCAGGCTcttggagagctggaggacAGTGTGGATAACCTAGAAAGCGCGATTTCATACTACAAGCAAGCATACGAACAAAATGGTCCCAACAAAGATATTCTTCACGCTCTTGCCAGCGACTATGCGCTAACCgggttgaaggaggaggcggtttCTATCGTCCAGCAGGCTGTTACAGAAAAAACTCCAGGCACAGAGTCTTCATTGTTGATAGCCATGTTGCAAACGGTAGTTCGCAAGGATTGGGCGCACCTGGAGCCACTTTTTACCGCGATTCATTGGCTCATCGTATCCTCTCCTGAATATTGGACAGTCATTTTGCAAGAGCTCGAGATGGCAATCGAACAGAACCGCGCGGAAAACAAAGGTGAAGATGTCGCATCTCTCCAACTCATGCTGGGAAACGCAATGTACTTTCTCCGTCAGAATTTCCCAGAAGATCTAGTCAAGGCTGTGGACTACTGGCATGCCGGTTTGGCAATACTTCACGAGGAAATTGGGCTTGAAGGTCGGTGGGACCTTGACttcatgaagcagcagacgCTCACCTTACTCGGGAGGCGTCGTGTCGAACAGGCTCTCCAAGAGGAGCAGCCTGATTATCAATGCTATACGAGCGAATTGCAAGAATTGTACGAAACTGGCGAGGCATACCCAAGCGTCAAACTTGTGCTGGCGTCCTTATACACGCTCAGTGGGCAACGGCTCAAAGCACAAGAAATCCTGCGCTCAGAAATGGTCACCGCATTTAACATTCTtgtcgacgatgacgatggaaATGACTGGGAGGGCTTTTCTGCCATCCGTAACTCCCTCATGCATACTGAAGACTTCGAAAATGCGCGCAAAGCATGCCTGCTGCTTCCAGAACGGAAGTTCGATTTGGGTGTGCTGAAGGCGCTCTTGGAAAACGAAGACCCTTCCCTTGAGGCAGCCAGCACGCATTTGGTTGAGTTCTACGAGAAGGAATGTCAATCCGACCAAACAGCTATGGACCGATTCAACAAGGTCGCTGAAGAAACCGAAAGGCTTCGAGCGGCCGCGGAACCCAACAGCACCGAAGCTGCCCTGTGGACTGGAGTCTCCAGAATCCTCGAGGGGTTTCACAAGCTTGACgaccttcccttcccctGCAAAGCGTGCTGGAAACGCGGTGTCGGCCTCAACTTTTGCAAATATTGCGACAGAATCGACC
- a CDS encoding uncharacterized protein (transcript_id=CADANIAT00009705), translated as MVADDQLVLLNDWKLAMTSLAKALDLTVSSLQGRPRDLARGLAARFVSLAKQDSPQQIPLMTAVAPPQPSRQMEQPNQPPTPEACEGPLKRQTSQPTTWASLTAPRAGQGNWQTIAPEHRTQAKQPAQRKLKQSNKTDHRIFLHLPASSSLRAIGPHGIWVTLAGKVPDGIAQVQVILTGYAITTTEQGKVFLLSEKALFSPPTRWTARPRTLTYVQRDLPAHSLPEPILPDITTIYTAGLTIINVYCPPNNLVAPAGAGSTPSILSTLLGYAPPENTILAGDFNTQHPFWQPDTESYAVIPGATGLLDWLDAHELELRLEPGTPTRGPNTLDLVFSNLPLRALVEDHLKTPSDHATIGIILEQEEPPPIYKLGSTNWEKARALASLPDPTLLIDLLAKQLLRKAIVRAKAEYWKQRIEQATAPIDAFKLAKWIQHPDQLAASPLNIQGAQVTTPQGKADAFLNYLLEKGALLPNQTEEGPPNKPLGSLHLPTKEHCWAALCAPPLSAPREDRLATTAWRELWPVLGDIITQLYYRYVKGVFDAVIHQRLLSHLHLQGWYKGLLQLLKDWLTGCSVSVHIKEGTATAPIKGRLPQGSPLSPILFLLYAARIVSTLEGSFCYADDMGILLTGNTLEESLQQLVEAYKQITALGTETGLPFSIEKTEIQYFSRKQQQHLPTVTLPGVLLDTKLTFKAHINLVFSRGKRLAQHLKRLSNTQRGCPVASMWAAVIHSPGYYSAAYKTTPTAALLREADLPDPEALLNSILWRAAKPLQVRWIPGHSGIAGNELADKLAKLGSSIYSPDIPPSPAYLRREAKQWLRTETYTAYANKAPETYKALNIRPHTKESRSREHKLPRWVLGRLVAACTGHGDFTAYHQHFDHTDYLESCTCGKAKTPVHFFFCPYTRKRWKDRWRCIKDGPSKTIDWLLSTAAGAEEFSRIMQESSFFKDICPNWARRSA; from the exons atggtagcagacgaccagctagtccttcttaatgattggaaactagcaatgacctctcttgctaaagctctagatctaactgtctcctctctacagggccgcccaagagacctggcccgggggcttgcagccagatttgtttccctagcaaaacaggactcccctcagcagattcctcTGATGACAGCagttgcacccccacagccatccaggcagatggaacagccaaaccaacctcccactcctgagGCTTGCGAAGGCCCCCTGAAGaggcaaacctcgcagcctacaacctgggcatccctgacagccccaagagctggtcaggggaactggcaaactattgccccagAACACCGTacgcaagccaagcaaccagcacaacgaaagctgaagcagtcaaacaagactgaccaccgcatcttcctccacctcccggcctcctctagcctccgggctattggaccacatggcatctgggtcacccttgcaggGAAAGTTCCGGACGGGATCGCACAGGTGCAAGTAATATTAACAGGATATGCAATTACTACaactgaacaaggcaaggtcttcttactgtcagagaaggct CTATTCAGTCCCCCGAcccgatggactgccagacccaggactctaacatatgtacaaagggatctcccagcccattccctcccgGAACCAATCTTACCAGAcatcaccacaatctacacggcaggccttactatcaTCAATGTCTACTGCCCCCCTAATAACctagttgcccctgctggtgctggctcaacaccctctatACTTTCcacactcctaggatatgcacccccagagaacaccatcctagcaggagacttcaatacccagcacccattctggcagccagatactgagtcttATGCTGTCATacctggcgcaacaggattattagactggcttgatgcccatgagctggaacttcgccttgagccaggcacccccacccgtggaccaaacaccctagaccttgtcttctctaacctaccactaagggccctagtagaagaccatctaaagactccaagtgaccatgcaacaattggaataatactggaacaagaagagcccccgcctatatacaagcttggaTCTACtaactgggagaaagccagagccctggcaagcctgcctgacccaaccctactAATTGACCTactagccaaacaactg ctccGGAAGGCCATTGtacgggcaaaggctgaatactggaagcagcgaattgaacaagccacagcacctatagatgcattcaaacttgctaaatggatacaacatccagaccagctcgctgcttctcccctgaatatacaaggggcacAGGTTACTACTccacagggcaaggcagatgCCTTCCTTAATTACctcttagagaagggggccctgcttccaaatcagacagaagagggacccccaaacaagcccctgggctcactacacctgccaacaaaagagcactgctgggctgctctctgtgccccacccctGTCTGCCCCCAGGGAGGACagacttgccaccactgcttggagggagctctggcccgTACTAGGGGATATAATCACACAACTGTACTAcaggt atgtGAAAGGGGTATTTGACGCTGTaatacaccaacggctcctttctcacttacacctgcaaggatggtataaaggcttactccagctacttaaggactggcttactggctgctctgtatctgttcatatcaaagaaggcactgccacagcaccaattaaaggcagactcccccagggatcccccctatccccaatactcttcctgctatatgcggcaagaatagtctctaccttagagggctccttctgctatgcagatgatatgggtatattattaactgggaataccctggaagagagcttacaacaactggtagaggcctacaagcaaattactgctctagggacagagacaggcctccctttctcaatagagaaaacagagatacaatacttctctagaaagcagcagcagcatctccctacagttactctacctg gagttcttctggatacaaagcttacttttaaagcccacattaatttggtctttagccgcgggaaacgactcgcccagcacctaaagagacttagcaatacccagcgcggctgcccagtggcctccatgtgggcagcagttataca cagccctggctattactccgcagcctacaagactacccctactgcagcactcctccgcgaagcagacctaccagacccagaagctctactcaacagcatcctctggagggcagca aagccccttcaggtccgctggattccaggccactctggaattgctgggaatgagctggcagacaagctcgctaagctagggtcttctatatacagccccgacatccccccctccccagcatacctacgacgggaggcaaaacagtggctccgtacagagacatatacagcatatgctaataaggcgcctgaaacctacaaagccctgaatatcagaccccatacaaaagaaagccgctcccgcgagcacaagctgccccggtgggtacttggccgactcgtcgccgcttgtacaggccacggagactttacggcataccaccagcatttTGACCacacagactacctggagagctgcacctgcggcaaggcaaagaccccagtacacttcttcttttgcccatataccagaaaacgctggaaggatagatggagatgtataaaggatggcccgtcaaaaacaatagactggctcttaagtacagctgccggggctgaggaattcagccgcatcatgcaagaatcatcctttttcaaggacatatgcccgaactgggcccgccggagcgcttga